In Oncorhynchus clarkii lewisi isolate Uvic-CL-2024 chromosome 16, UVic_Ocla_1.0, whole genome shotgun sequence, one genomic interval encodes:
- the LOC139367833 gene encoding ice nucleation protein-like: protein MKMPVASDLRTLLIQHTSAYTAAYTSAYTSAYTADYTADYTADYTSAYTADYTADHTADYTSAYTSAYTADYTSDYTADYTSAYTADYTADHTADYTSAYTSAYTAAYTAAYTADYTSAYTADYTADYTADYTSAYTADYTSAYTADYTDDYTSAYTAAYTAAYTADYTSAYTADYTSAYTADYTSASTADYTSAYTADYISAFTAEYTSAYTAYYTSAYTADYTSAYTADYTADYTSDYTAAYTADYISDYTAAYTSAYTADYTADYTSASTADYTSAYTADYTSASTADYTSAYTADYTSAYTADYTSASISDYTADYTSASTSDYTADYTADYTSASTADYTSAYTADYISAFTAEYTSAYTAYYTSAYTADYTSAYTADYTADYTSDYTAAYTADYISDYTAAYTSAYTADYTADYTSASTADYTSAYTADYTSASTADYTSAYTADYTSAYTADYTSASISDYTADYTSASTSDYTADYTADYTSASTADYTSAFTADYTSAYTADYTSAYTVDYTSDYISAYTADYTTDYTSVYTADYTSASTADYTADYISAYTADYTSAYTADYTSASTADYTSAFTADYTSAYTADYTSAYTSDYISASTADYTADYISAYTADYTSAFTADYTSAFTADYTSAYTADYISAYTADYTSAYTADYTSASTAGYTADYTSHNNVLHSWRATVYLRQECQVFSNNATFLLSLNIY, encoded by the exons ATGAAGATGCCCGTAGCCAGTGACCTAAG GACGTTGCTAATACAGCACACATCAGCCTACACTGCAGCCTACACATCAGCCTACACATCAGCCTACACTGCAGACTACACTGCAGACTACACTGCAGACTACACATCAGCCTACACTGCAGACTACACTGCAGACCACACTGCAGACTACACATCAGCCTACACATCAGCTTACACTGCAGACTACACATCAGACTACACTGCAGACTACACATCAGCCTACACTGCAGACTACACTGCAGACCACACTGCAGACTACACATCAGCCTACACATCAGCCTACACTGCAGCCTACACTGCGGCCTACACTGCAGACTACACATCGGCCTACACTGCAGACTACACTGCGGACTACACTGCAGACTACACATCAGCCTACACTGCAGACTACACATCAGCCTACACTGCAGACTACACTGATGACTACACATCAGCCTACACTGCAGCCTACACTGCGGCCTACACTGCAGACTACACATCAGCCTACACTGCAGACTACACATCAGCCTACACTGCAGACTACACATCAGCCTCCACTGCAGACTACACATCAGCCTACACTGCAGACTACATATCAGCCTTCACTGCAGAATACACATCAGCCTACACTGCATACTACACATCAGCCTACACTGCAGACTACACATCAGCCTACACTGCAGACTACACTGCAGACTACACATCAGACTACACTGCAGCCTACACTGCAGACTACATATCAGACTACACTGCAGCCTACACATCAGCCTACACTGCAGACTACACTGCAGACTACACATCAGCCTCCACTGCAGACTACACATCAGCCTACACTGCAGACTACACATCAGCCTCCACTGCAGACTACACATCAGCCTACACTGCAGACTACACATCAGCCTACACTGCAGACTACACATCAGCCTCCATATCAGACTACACTGCAGACTACACATCAGCCTCCACATCAGACTACACTGCAGACTACACTGCAGACTACACATCAGCCTCCACTGCAGACTACACATCAGCCTACACTGCAGACTACATATCAGCCTTCACTGCAGAATACACATCAGCCTACACTGCATACTACACATCAGCCTACACTGCAGACTACACATCAGCCTACACTGCAGACTACACTGCAGACTACACATCAGACTACACTGCAGCCTACACTGCAGACTACATATCAGACTACACTGCAGCCTACACATCAGCCTACACTGCAGACTACACTGCAGACTACACATCAGCCTCCACTGCAGACTACACATCAGCCTACACTGCAGACTACACATCAGCCTCCACTGCAGACTACACATCAGCCTACACTGCAGACTACACATCAGCCTACACTGCAGACTACACATCAGCCTCCATATCAGACTACACTGCAGACTACACATCAGCCTCCACATCAGACTACACTGCAGACTACACTGCAGACTACACATCAGCCTCCACTGCAGACTACACATCAGCCTTCACTGCAGACTACACATCAGCCTACACTGCAGACTACACATCAGCCTACACTGTAGACTACACATCAGACTACATATCAGCCTACACTGCAGACTACACTACAGACTACACATCAGTCTACACTGCAGACTACACATCAGCCTCCACTGCAGACTACACTGCAGACTACATATCAGCCTACACTGCAGACTACACATCAGCCTACACTGCAGACTACACATCAGCCTCCACTGCAGACTACACATCAGCCTTCACTGCAGACTACACATCAGCCTACACTGCAGACTACACATCAGCCTACACATCAGACTACATATCAGCCTCCACTGCAGACTACACTGCAGACTACATATCAGCCTACACTGCAGACTACACATCAGCCTTCACTGCAGACTACACATCAGCCTTCACTGCAGACTACACATCAGCCTACACTGCAGACTACATATCAGCCTACACTGCAGACTACACATCAGCCTACACTGCAGACTACACATCAGCCTCCACTGCAGGCTACACTGCAGACTACACATCCCATAACAATGTCCTTCACTCCTGGCGGGCCACCGTGTATCTAAGACAAGAATGCCAGGTGTTTTCAAACAATGCCACTTTCTTACTTTCGTTGAACATCTATTAG